Proteins found in one Pseudoxanthomonas sp. SL93 genomic segment:
- a CDS encoding 2-amino-4-hydroxy-6-hydroxymethyldihydropteridine diphosphokinase: protein MNPHRYLLLLGTATDEEGRLRQARDGLKRHGRILARSGVVHGPSVVEGDATRYANQALLLASELPRSEFADWLKSLERHLGRRPEQATCVIDIDLVGECDANGAMTWQNDAKLDAPLFQELVAKVLRR, encoded by the coding sequence GTGAATCCGCATCGCTACCTGTTGTTGCTGGGCACCGCCACCGACGAGGAAGGCCGTCTGCGCCAGGCGCGTGATGGCCTGAAGCGCCATGGTCGCATCCTCGCCCGCAGTGGCGTGGTCCACGGCCCCAGCGTGGTGGAAGGCGACGCGACGCGCTATGCCAACCAGGCGTTGCTGCTCGCCAGCGAACTGCCGCGCAGCGAATTCGCCGACTGGCTGAAGTCGCTCGAGCGCCACCTGGGGCGCCGCCCCGAACAGGCCACCTGCGTCATCGACATCGACCTGGTCGGCGAATGCGATGCCAATGGCGCGATGACATGGCAGAACGATGCCAAGCTCGATGCCCCGCTGTTCCAGGAACTGGTGGCGAAAGTACTGCGCCGCTGA
- a CDS encoding circularly permuted type 2 ATP-grasp protein encodes MDWAKYRTTTFDELIQADGRPRPAARRVVEYLAGLSGREIAERQVAADVAARVMGITFTVYSDGRNVDRTLPFDLIPRIIPLKEWQRTEAGLKQRMRALNLFIGDIYGRQQIVKDKVFPAMLLKDSVNFRPHCVGVKPPLGVWAHICGSDLVRDADGTLYALEDNLRIPSGVSYMLENRMVAKRVFPELFETSSILPVDEYPSQLYDTLAALSPRPGNTPVIALLTPGVFNSAYFEHAYLAQAMGIELVEGSDLFVADDDCTYMRTVYGPQRVDVIYRRVDDLFIDPEVFHPDSVLGAPGLIRSWRAGKVALANAPGAGVADDKVVFAYVPKMIKYYLDEDPILPNVPSYLCHNAKERKYVLDNIEKLVVKPANESGGYGMLIGPRSTKRQREKFKALIQQDPRNYMAQPTLSLSTAPIVTKQGPSPRHLDLRPFVLSRSDIYVTTGGLTRVAMEKGSLVVNSSQGGGAKDTWVVDLSDEPDGGHA; translated from the coding sequence ATGGACTGGGCGAAGTACCGCACCACCACCTTTGATGAACTGATCCAGGCCGATGGCCGGCCGCGCCCGGCTGCGCGACGGGTCGTCGAATACCTGGCCGGGTTGTCCGGCCGCGAAATCGCCGAACGCCAGGTCGCCGCCGACGTCGCAGCGCGGGTCATGGGCATCACCTTCACCGTGTATTCCGATGGCCGCAACGTCGACCGCACGCTGCCGTTCGACCTGATCCCGCGCATCATCCCGTTGAAGGAGTGGCAACGCACCGAAGCCGGCCTGAAGCAGCGCATGCGCGCGCTGAACCTCTTCATCGGCGACATCTACGGCAGGCAGCAGATCGTCAAGGACAAGGTGTTCCCGGCGATGCTGCTGAAGGATTCGGTGAACTTCCGGCCGCACTGCGTTGGCGTGAAGCCGCCGCTCGGCGTCTGGGCGCACATCTGCGGTTCCGATCTGGTGCGCGATGCCGACGGCACGCTGTACGCGCTGGAAGACAACCTGCGCATTCCCTCCGGCGTCAGCTACATGCTGGAAAACCGCATGGTGGCCAAGCGCGTCTTCCCGGAACTGTTCGAGACCAGTTCGATCCTGCCGGTGGACGAATACCCGTCTCAGCTCTATGACACATTGGCGGCGCTGTCGCCGCGCCCGGGCAACACGCCGGTGATCGCGCTGCTGACGCCGGGCGTGTTCAACAGCGCGTACTTCGAGCATGCGTACCTGGCGCAGGCAATGGGCATCGAGCTGGTCGAAGGCAGCGACCTGTTCGTCGCCGACGACGACTGCACCTACATGCGCACGGTGTACGGCCCGCAGCGCGTGGACGTGATCTACCGTCGCGTGGACGACCTGTTCATCGATCCGGAAGTCTTCCATCCCGATTCCGTCCTCGGCGCGCCGGGGCTGATCCGCAGCTGGCGCGCCGGCAAGGTGGCGCTGGCCAATGCGCCGGGCGCGGGCGTGGCGGACGACAAGGTCGTGTTCGCCTACGTGCCGAAGATGATCAAGTACTACCTGGACGAGGATCCCATCCTGCCCAACGTGCCCAGCTACCTGTGCCACAACGCCAAGGAGCGGAAGTACGTGCTGGACAACATCGAGAAGCTGGTGGTCAAGCCAGCCAATGAGTCCGGCGGTTACGGCATGCTGATCGGTCCGCGTTCCACCAAGCGCCAGCGCGAGAAGTTCAAGGCGCTGATCCAGCAGGACCCGCGCAACTACATGGCGCAGCCCACGCTGTCGCTGTCCACCGCCCCCATCGTGACCAAGCAGGGCCCGTCGCCGCGGCACCTGGATCTGCGGCCGTTCGTGCTGTCGCGCAGCGACATCTACGTGACCACCGGCGGCCTGACCCGCGTGGCCATGGAGAAAGGTTCGCTGGTGGTGAATTCCTCGCAGGGGGGCGGCGCCAAGGACACCTGGGTGGTCGACCTGTCCGACGAGCCGGATGGAGGCCACGCCTGA
- a CDS encoding alpha-E domain-containing protein, translating into MLSRVAENLYWFSRYVRRAENTARLVGVGSQLQLDLPRSVGFAWRPLIETVGTGQQFVDCFPDAGDDVGDVEVIRFLLLDERNPSSLRTSVDSAREILRSIRDSLPQDVWEAVNDLHLYIGAHGERSLSRRYRVEFLNRIIDGCLKVSGLLSANVSRDIGYQFLRLGTALEQADMTTRIIDAGASGLVTPRNEEDREGFQNMQWMSVLRSLAAYQMFRRHMRQRVTAELALRFLLQNNEFPRSVQFCLARALSVLPTMPARPGVDRHLNRVIGLTRNADPAFLAARNPAVFMDEIQVHLGALHTALAEGYFRG; encoded by the coding sequence ATGCTGTCGCGCGTGGCCGAGAATCTCTACTGGTTCAGTCGTTACGTGCGGCGAGCGGAAAACACCGCGCGGCTGGTGGGCGTCGGCAGCCAGTTGCAGCTGGACCTGCCGCGGTCGGTGGGCTTCGCATGGCGCCCGTTGATCGAGACCGTCGGTACCGGCCAGCAGTTCGTGGATTGCTTTCCCGATGCGGGCGACGATGTGGGGGATGTCGAAGTCATCCGGTTCCTGCTGCTCGACGAACGCAACCCTTCATCGTTGCGTACCTCGGTCGATTCGGCGCGCGAGATCCTGCGCAGCATCCGCGACAGCCTGCCGCAGGACGTATGGGAAGCCGTCAACGACCTGCATCTCTACATCGGTGCGCACGGCGAGCGCAGCCTCAGTCGTCGATACCGGGTGGAGTTCCTCAACCGCATCATCGATGGCTGCCTGAAGGTGTCGGGCCTGCTCAGCGCGAATGTCAGCCGGGACATCGGCTACCAGTTCCTGCGCCTGGGCACCGCGCTGGAACAGGCGGACATGACCACGCGCATCATCGATGCCGGTGCGTCCGGGCTGGTCACGCCGCGCAACGAGGAAGACCGGGAAGGGTTCCAGAACATGCAGTGGATGAGCGTGCTGCGTTCGCTGGCGGCCTACCAGATGTTCCGCCGCCACATGCGCCAGCGCGTCACCGCCGAACTGGCGTTGCGCTTCCTGCTGCAGAACAACGAGTTCCCGCGCAGCGTGCAGTTCTGCCTGGCGCGGGCGCTGAGCGTGCTGCCGACCATGCCGGCACGGCCGGGGGTGGACCGCCATCTCAATCGCGTCATCGGCCTGACCCGCAATGCGGACCCCGCATTCCTCGCCGCGCGTAACCCGGCGGTGTTCATGGACGAGATACAGGTGCATCTGGGCGCGTTGCACACTGCCCTGGCAGAAGGCTACTTCCGCGGCTGA
- the folB gene encoding dihydroneopterin aldolase, translating into MDKVFIEGLEADAVIGIHDWERRIRQTLRFDIELGFDNRIPAATDDVADTLDYDAISQRVTAYVQASEFGLVETLAERCVSLVMEEFGVAWMRLRLSKPGAVRNAIAVGVIIERGRAD; encoded by the coding sequence ATGGACAAGGTTTTCATCGAAGGTCTCGAAGCGGATGCGGTGATCGGCATCCACGACTGGGAACGCCGCATCCGGCAGACGTTGCGCTTCGACATCGAGCTGGGGTTTGACAACCGCATTCCGGCCGCGACCGACGATGTGGCGGATACGCTGGACTACGATGCCATCAGCCAACGCGTTACCGCGTATGTGCAGGCGTCCGAGTTCGGACTGGTGGAAACGCTGGCCGAGCGCTGCGTGTCGCTGGTGATGGAAGAGTTCGGCGTGGCGTGGATGCGGCTCAGGCTGAGCAAGCCCGGCGCGGTGCGCAATGCCATCGCCGTGGGCGTGATCATCGAACGCGGCCGCGCCGACTGA
- a CDS encoding pteridine reductase → MSDARPVALVTGAAKRVGAVIARQLHADGYDVVLHYRSSGADMQALVDALEAQRAGSTLAVQADLAAFDRLPELVAQAVGRFGRLDALVNNASAYYATPIGTVTPSQWDELFASNARAPFFLSQAAAPHLKASGGAIVNLADIYAQRPLKHHTVYCMAKAALVMMTQSLARELGPEIRVNAVAPGNVLWSENPVKAETLDLVRERTALQRQGSPEDIADAVRWLLAGNRYITGQVIAIDGGRSVFI, encoded by the coding sequence ATGTCCGACGCCCGCCCCGTCGCCCTCGTCACCGGTGCCGCCAAGCGGGTGGGCGCCGTCATCGCACGGCAACTGCATGCGGACGGTTACGACGTGGTGCTGCATTACCGCAGCTCCGGCGCCGACATGCAGGCGCTGGTGGATGCGCTGGAAGCGCAGCGCGCGGGCAGTACGCTGGCGGTCCAGGCGGACCTGGCGGCTTTCGACCGGCTGCCGGAACTGGTGGCGCAGGCAGTGGGTCGCTTCGGCCGCCTGGATGCGCTGGTCAACAACGCCTCTGCCTACTACGCCACGCCCATCGGCACGGTGACACCGTCGCAATGGGATGAATTGTTCGCGTCCAACGCGCGCGCACCGTTCTTCCTGTCGCAGGCGGCGGCGCCCCATCTGAAAGCCAGCGGCGGCGCCATCGTCAACCTGGCCGACATCTACGCCCAGCGCCCCCTGAAGCATCACACCGTCTACTGCATGGCCAAGGCCGCGCTGGTGATGATGACGCAGTCGCTGGCGCGCGAGCTGGGCCCGGAGATACGCGTCAATGCCGTCGCACCCGGCAACGTCCTGTGGTCGGAGAATCCGGTGAAGGCGGAAACATTGGATCTTGTACGCGAACGCACCGCGCTGCAGCGCCAGGGTTCACCCGAGGACATCGCCGATGCCGTCCGCTGGCTGCTGGCCGGCAACCGCTACATCACCGGGCAGGTGATCGCCATCGATGGCGGGCGATCGGTCTTCATCTGA